The Gordonia mangrovi genome includes the window CCGGCGCGCTGGTTCTTTCGGAGGATCAGCATGGTCAGTTCGGCGAGGTAGTCGCCGGTCAGGTAGTCCACACCGGCGTCGAGCAGTTCGCTGATGCTGTCGTGTCTGTCGCCGTAGAAGCCCGAGAAGTTCCCGATTCGTAGGCCACCACGCGTTGCTTCCGCTGCCATCAGGCCGCTCCTTCGCCTATTTACTGTAATAAATATAGGGGAACGCTACTTCTCGATCGCTCCGTGGTCAAGAGCGCTCGGGCAGCGGATTGTGGGCCACACCGCTTCTGCACTGTCGTTCCGGCGAAATCTCGTGCAATGATTGGTCAAAGAACAGGCACAGCTACGAGCGGAGGGGAGCACGATGGCTGCGGCCCCCGGACGTCCTCGGCGCGGCATGAAGCTCGCAGAGCAGTTGGCGCACGAGATCGTCACCGACATCTCGCGCTCGGGTCTGCAGCCCGGAGATCGGCTTCCCTCCGAGGTCGTGATGGCCCAAGAGCAGGGTGTCAGCCGCACGACCTTGCGTGAGGCGTTGCGCATCCTCGAGGTGCACGGACTGATCCGCGTCCGATCGGGGCCGAAGGGCGGCCCGGAGCTGACCGAGCTGACCTCGCGCGACTTCGCGCGTATGGCCACCCTGCATTTCCATATGGCCGGTGTGAGCTACCGCCAGCTCGGCGAGGCGCGCGTCGTGTTGGAGCCACGGATGGCGCAGCTGGCGGCGCACCGTCGAACCGACGAACAACTCGCTTCGCTCGAGGCCAATCTGGTCAGGCATGAGCAGGCGCGGTCGACCGACGAGCTTGTCCACTACGCGCACGAATTCCACGAACTCGTTTCTGATATCGGCGGTAGGCACAACCGGGTGCTGTCGTTGATGACGACCTCGCTCGGGGGGCTCTTCGACGTCTACGGTGACCGCGCCGGCGACCCGGGTGTGATGCGGTCGACCGTCGATGTACACCGAGGTATTGCCGAGGCGATCGCGGCAGGTGACGAGACGCTCGCGTCGGAGCTCATGAGCAAACACATGCACGAGAGCATCGAGACCTTTGGTCGTGAGTTTCCGGCGATGGTCGACAATCCGGTGTCCTGGCTGTCTGAATAGCCGATAGGGATCACTTCGGCGGCCCGTGGTCAGGGCTGCCGGACAGTGCCGCGGGGTCGCTGCGACGCGGCGTCTCGCCGTGCGCAACCTGTGTGAATTTAATCCAGTGGTTCCCTCCTGCGTGCCTTCTTGCTCGGAGTCGCTTCTTGGCGTCGTCGTACGGGCTTGACTTATGTATTTATTACAGTAGATTACTGGATGTAACCGCGGTCACGTTCGAGTCCATCGGTGACTCTCGGTCCGCGCCTCCGCTGGTGAACGACACCGGCCGTTGTGGAAGGCGAGAGCATGGCGAGCATCGACTTCGAGGTCAAAGACTTCGTGGGTCACATCACGATCAACAACCCGGAGAAACGCAACGCGGTCGACTCGGCGATGGCGAAGGAACTCGCCGCCATCTACGACGACATCGATCGTCGTTCGGACGTGCGGGTCGTCGTCCTCAGTGGTGCCGGCGGCAAGTCGTTCTGCGCCGGCGGATACATCCCGGACTACGTCGGCAAGGTCGTCGGTCCGGAGGGCAGTGGCAAGCGGACGGTTCTGCCCAAGCCGTGGCGGATGTCTGTCCCGTTCATCGCTGCGATCGAAGGCTACTGCGTCGGTGGGGGATTCCCGCTGGCACTGACCTGCGACCTGCGAATCGCGTCGGAAACAGCGGTCATGGGTCCGTCTGGTCTCAAGCGTGGCGTCATCAATGGCGCCAGCGTGATCACCCGGATGGTCCGGCTCGTCGGACTCGGGAACGCGATGGAGTGCCTGCTCACTTCGGAGTACATGAATGCCGAGAAGGCGCTGCAGATCGGACTCGTGCAGCGGGTCGTCCCGCAGGGGGAGGCAGTGTCGACGGCCGTCGAGTTGGCCGAGACCATCGCGCAGTTCAGTCCCGACGCAGTGGCAGCAACCAAGCGGATCGCCTACGACGGTATCGATTTGAGTTGGGACGAATCCCTCGACTGGGAGGAAGCCGTCCTCGAAGAGAACTACCGGACCCCTGACGCCGAAGAGGGCTACCAGTCCTTCCTCGATCGGCGTCCCGCCGTGTTCGGGCGCAACGTCGGCGGCCCCGAAGCACTCGGACTGACCAAGCACTGGCCGAACGGCGACGCACCGAAATGGAGAGAATGATGGGACCACTGAACGGTATTCGGGTACTGACTGTCGAGAACTTCATCTCCGCGCCGCTGGCCACGATGTGGCTGGCCGACGCGGGGGCCGACGTTGTGAAGGTCGAGATCCCCGGCGTCGGAGATTCTTCTCGTGGGGTGCAGCCCTCCCGTGAGCGCGACGGCGATCACCGCAGCCTCTCTTTCATGCGGGCCAATCGCAACAAGCGCAGCATCGAGCTCGACCTGAAGGGCGATGCAGACCGGGAACGGTTCGACCAGCTGCTCCAATCGGCCGACATCTTCATCGAGAATCTTCGTCCCAGCGCGCTCGCCGGTCTGCGGCTGACCTACGACGACGTCAAGAAGGTGAATCCGTCGATCATCTACGGCGCGATCTCCGGGTTCGGGCTGCCGGAGTTCAACTCCGGTGATATGCCCTATCAGCCCGCGCTGGATGTTGTCGCGCAGGCCATGGGTGGTCTGATGTATCGCCCCGAAGGGGCCGACAAGGCCCCGGTGTACCCAGGATTCCCGCTGGCGGACATCTTCGCGTCGGCCAACCTGCAGTCCGCGATCTATCAGGCACTGTTCCACCGCGAACGGACCGGCGAGGGTGCGTGCATCGACATCTCGATGCTCGACGGAGTGGTGGCCTTCAATGAGTTGGCGCTCATCATGCGCAGCGCTCTGGAGCAAGACGCGTCTCCCGGGATGCACGGGCTGGCTGCGCCATTCGGCTCGCTGCCGACCCGCGACGGGCACATCGTGGTTGCCGTGCTCGGCGAAGCGGTATGGGAACGGTTCACCGCCGCGATGAACAAGCCGGAGATCACCCAGCTGCCCCAGTTCGCCAGTGGCGTCCTGCGCCATCAGCACCTCGCCGAACTCGAAGAGCACATCCACGACTGGATCGACGATTTGACGACCGAGCAGGCGCTCGAACAGCTTGCTGCACATGGAGTGCCGGCTGGTCCGGTGCTGAGCATGGACCAGGTCCTCGAGCTCGACAATCTGCATGAGCGCGGGATGATCGTGACGATGGACGACCCGGTCTGGGGTCCCACACGCATGGCGGGTAATCCGTTGCACTCCTCGCTGATGGAGAAGATCCCGATGTCGCCGGCGCCCCACCTCGGCGCCGACTCGGCTGACATCCTTGCCGACTGGATCCACGAAGCCGATGACGCTCGGTGAGCGCGGGACCGGGTTCGCGGTGACGTCCGCGCCGGAAGAGGCTCCTGCTGCTCTCGTCGACACGGTGGTGGACGGCGCGGTACTGAGCCTCGTCCTGGACAGCCAGCACAACCGCAACGCCCTGTCGCGACAGCTGTTACGTGAACTCCTCGACGGGCTACGGCGCGCCGATGCGGATCCCGACGTCAAGGTGGTGCTGATCCGTCACCGGGGGCCGGTGTTCTGCTCGGGAGCCGATCTTTCAGAGGCCTCCTCGAACGACGACGAGGAGGCGCCGCGCACCATGGTCGCCGTGCAGCGCGCGATCCTGGAACTGGACAAACCGGTGGTGGTACGGGTCGACGGCGCCGTCCGTGCCGGTGGCATCGGGATCGTCGGCGCCGCCGACATCGCCATCGCTGCCACGACGTCGTCCTATGCGCTCACCGAAGTCAGGTTGGGATTGACGCCGGCGGTCATCAGTCTCACACTGTTGCCCCGTATGCGACCCCGCGACGCGGAGTACGCGTTCCTCACCGCCGAGAAGTTCACCGGCAGTGAGGCCGCCGAGTACGGACTGGTGACCCGAGCGGTCGCCCCCGAGGAACTCGACGCGGAGATCGAGAAGGTGTGTCGACAGCTTTCGCTCGGCCACCCCCAGGGGCTACGCGAAACCAAGCGGCTCCTCGTCGCAGATCTCCTGAGTCGATTCGACAGATCGGGCGATGAGCTGACGACTCTGAGCGCACGGTTGTTCGCCAGCGACGCAGCGAAAGATGCGATGCAGCAGTTCCTTTCCAAAGCGAAGAAGACAGTTCCTGCCCACACCGAGAAGTAGTAAGGCGGTTGAGTTCATGACGGCGGCGGTCAATACCACGACGTGAAATCGCTTGCCGCCGACCTGGCACGTGACTGGATCCGCGTCAACGCGATCCTACCGACCAACGTCAACACGACACTGTTCGTCAACGAGTACAACATGCAATCACTGATACCAACCGTCTCGTCGCCCACGGGTGACGGTCCATCGACCCGGTCGGGTTGCGGCCTGCTCCTCCGCGCCGCAACCCGACCGGTTCCACTTGGCAACTCCGTGAGGCCGCGTTCTCGAAACTCTCCGAACTGATGCTGCCGGTGCGTGATTCCATCATCGGCCGTCACGACCCTTCGTCGAATTGCTCCACGAATGCCTGCCGACACGCAGCAATGGCGGGCCTACGCTCGGCGCCGGCGCGACAGAACAGCGAGATGTCACGCAGATTGTGAACATCGAAGAGCGGTGTCGATTCGAGACGCACCCCCAGGTCGCGCACGAGGAGGTCCGGCAAGAATGCGCCGGCCAGACCTTCCTGTACGAGTCGCAGGTGAAATAAGAGGTCCGGCGACTCGTATGCGACATCCGGGTCGAATCCCCTCTGCTGACACAACCTGCGTGTGAAGGCGTGCGCCTCGGAGCCGCTGGGTTCGAAGACCCAACGCATGCGGCGCAGGTCATCGATCGACGTGGCCTCGACCGATACCGGGAGATACACGCGAATCGGGTCACGGAGCAAGAGGTCCGCAGTGAACTCTGAGGGCACCGATTCCGACGTTCCGGGGTAGCTGTCGGCTATCACCACGTCGACCCTGCGTGCCGACAACATCTGCAACCCGTTCTCCGGCTCGACCTGACGGTATCGCACATCAAGATCGGGATGCTCGTCGTGCAGACGAGCGATGACGGGGGGCACTGCCAACCGGCTGATCGTGGTGAACGCGGCGATGCGCAGCACACCTCGAACGGATCGATCACTCGCTGCCAGGTTGCTTTCCGCTCGCTCCAGAATCGCCACGATTTCGTCTGCATGTGCAACCAGGTCTTCCGCGGCGGGTGTGAGCCTGACACCTCGACCGACCTTTTCCAGCAACGGAACTCCGGCCTGCTTCTCCAACGCGCTCAGTTGCTGTGAAACCGCAGAGTGTGAGTACGACAGCGAATGGGCTGCGGCGCTGATGCTTCCCCTCAGTCGCACCTCGCGCAGCAGCACCATCTTTCGCACATCGAGCACGTCACACCTCCCTCGCCACGAGCGGGTATCCATTGTCCAGCAGACATGTCACCAAAGCTTACATATTCCTGTCTTGAAACGCCGCTTTTCATTACTTATATCTCTGGATAGCGTGGTGTTCAGGGTCGGATTGACGCGCCGGCCAGCTACTGGCCGGGTCGACCTGAACTCCGCCGCCGTTCCGCATCTTCTTTGAAAGGCACTGGTGTACTGATGAATACAAAGATTCTTGATGGCCCGGCGCTGTGGCCTGCCCAAGCACATGTCCCCTCGGTGCTCGGTCGCCAACTTGTCATCGAACGCGGTGAGGGTTCCTACATCTACACCGCCGCAGGGCAGAAACTCTTCGACGGCACTGCTGGTCTGTGGCACGCCAACATCGGTCACAGCCACCCTGATCTTGCCGCCGCCGCGCGCGCCCAGATGCTGAAACTGGAGACTTACCACATCTTCGCCCGGTTCGTGAACGATCAGGCGCTGGCGCTGGCAGACAGACTTGCCGCGATGTCGCCGATCGCGGACCCGAAGCTCATCCTGAACTCCGGCGGTTCGGACGCCATCGACGTGGCCTGCAAGCTGGCCCGTCGCCACTGGCAGCGTGCCGGTCGGACCACCAAGTCCGTCATCCTGAGTCGAGAGTTCGCATATCACGGCTTGCACGCTTATGGAACCAGCATTGCTGGCCTCGAGTTCAACCGTGAGGGTTACGGTACCGAATCCCTGGTGCCGGAAACCCGTCGAGTGCCGGTCGACGACGTCGATGCGCTGAAAGCGGTCATCGCAGAGATCGGCCCAGAGAACATCGCGGGGATCGTCACCGAACCGATTCAGGGCACCGGTGGAGTCAATCCGCCCCCACCCGGATACCTGCAGACAGTGCAGCAGCTGTGCCGTGATAACGACATACTGTTCATGCTCGATGAGGTCATCACCGGTTTCGGGCGGACAGGGTCGATGTTCGCCGCGGAACGCTATGGTCTGCAGCCAGACCTCATCACCTTCGCGAAAGGCGTGACCTCGGGATACGCTCCCCTGGGCGGTGTCATCGTGGCACCGCATGTGTGGCAGCCGTTCTACGTCGACGACGATGCAACACCCGTATTCCGGCACGGCGCCACCTATGCAGGCCACGCCACCTCATGTGCCGTGGCGATGGCGAACCTCGACATTTTGGAACGCCACGGTCTGGTGTCCCGCACGGCGGAACTCGAGACCCTCCTCCGCGCGCAGTTGGATCAACTCTCGGCGAAGCACTCCAGTGTCGTCGATGTGCGTGTCGGCGGCTTCTTGGGCGGCGTCTCATTGAGCGACGATGTGCGTGCGGAATCCGTGGCGGACAAGCTGATCGACATCGGCTTCATCTCGCGGCCGCTCCGGGGCAACACGTTGCAGATCAGCCCTCCGTTCATCACCACCGATGGCGAACTGGTCCGGTTCGTCGACGCGATCTCGCAGGTGCTGTCGGAGGAGGAAAGCGCATGACAACCGATTCTTCTGTTTCGTCCCTGCTGTCAGCCGACCCGCGCACGGCGGCCGCGGCCGACTCCGTCGTTGCGGCTCTGACCCTTCCGGATACTGATCGGCAGTTCGACGTCGCGAATCCGGCATCCGGTGAGCCCATCGCCACAGTCCCTGACTTCGGCGCCGCGGATGCGATACGTGCAGTGGCGGCGGCAGATGCTGCCGGCCTCGAGTGGGCTGCTCGGACTCCCCGGGATCGGGCAGACATTCTTCGCCGTTGGTACGACCTCATCATCGACCATGCCGATGAACTGGCGCTGCTGATCACGCGGGAGATGGGCAAACCGCTGGCCGAATCCCGCTCCGAGGT containing:
- a CDS encoding enoyl-CoA hydratase/isomerase family protein, whose protein sequence is MASIDFEVKDFVGHITINNPEKRNAVDSAMAKELAAIYDDIDRRSDVRVVVLSGAGGKSFCAGGYIPDYVGKVVGPEGSGKRTVLPKPWRMSVPFIAAIEGYCVGGGFPLALTCDLRIASETAVMGPSGLKRGVINGASVITRMVRLVGLGNAMECLLTSEYMNAEKALQIGLVQRVVPQGEAVSTAVELAETIAQFSPDAVAATKRIAYDGIDLSWDESLDWEEAVLEENYRTPDAEEGYQSFLDRRPAVFGRNVGGPEALGLTKHWPNGDAPKWRE
- a CDS encoding LysR family transcriptional regulator; translation: MLDVRKMVLLREVRLRGSISAAAHSLSYSHSAVSQQLSALEKQAGVPLLEKVGRGVRLTPAAEDLVAHADEIVAILERAESNLAASDRSVRGVLRIAAFTTISRLAVPPVIARLHDEHPDLDVRYRQVEPENGLQMLSARRVDVVIADSYPGTSESVPSEFTADLLLRDPIRVYLPVSVEATSIDDLRRMRWVFEPSGSEAHAFTRRLCQQRGFDPDVAYESPDLLFHLRLVQEGLAGAFLPDLLVRDLGVRLESTPLFDVHNLRDISLFCRAGAERRPAIAACRQAFVEQFDEGS
- a CDS encoding enoyl-CoA hydratase family protein translates to MTLGERGTGFAVTSAPEEAPAALVDTVVDGAVLSLVLDSQHNRNALSRQLLRELLDGLRRADADPDVKVVLIRHRGPVFCSGADLSEASSNDDEEAPRTMVAVQRAILELDKPVVVRVDGAVRAGGIGIVGAADIAIAATTSSYALTEVRLGLTPAVISLTLLPRMRPRDAEYAFLTAEKFTGSEAAEYGLVTRAVAPEELDAEIEKVCRQLSLGHPQGLRETKRLLVADLLSRFDRSGDELTTLSARLFASDAAKDAMQQFLSKAKKTVPAHTEK
- a CDS encoding aminotransferase family protein → MNTKILDGPALWPAQAHVPSVLGRQLVIERGEGSYIYTAAGQKLFDGTAGLWHANIGHSHPDLAAAARAQMLKLETYHIFARFVNDQALALADRLAAMSPIADPKLILNSGGSDAIDVACKLARRHWQRAGRTTKSVILSREFAYHGLHAYGTSIAGLEFNREGYGTESLVPETRRVPVDDVDALKAVIAEIGPENIAGIVTEPIQGTGGVNPPPPGYLQTVQQLCRDNDILFMLDEVITGFGRTGSMFAAERYGLQPDLITFAKGVTSGYAPLGGVIVAPHVWQPFYVDDDATPVFRHGATYAGHATSCAVAMANLDILERHGLVSRTAELETLLRAQLDQLSAKHSSVVDVRVGGFLGGVSLSDDVRAESVADKLIDIGFISRPLRGNTLQISPPFITTDGELVRFVDAISQVLSEEESA
- a CDS encoding CaiB/BaiF CoA transferase family protein; this encodes MMGPLNGIRVLTVENFISAPLATMWLADAGADVVKVEIPGVGDSSRGVQPSRERDGDHRSLSFMRANRNKRSIELDLKGDADRERFDQLLQSADIFIENLRPSALAGLRLTYDDVKKVNPSIIYGAISGFGLPEFNSGDMPYQPALDVVAQAMGGLMYRPEGADKAPVYPGFPLADIFASANLQSAIYQALFHRERTGEGACIDISMLDGVVAFNELALIMRSALEQDASPGMHGLAAPFGSLPTRDGHIVVAVLGEAVWERFTAAMNKPEITQLPQFASGVLRHQHLAELEEHIHDWIDDLTTEQALEQLAAHGVPAGPVLSMDQVLELDNLHERGMIVTMDDPVWGPTRMAGNPLHSSLMEKIPMSPAPHLGADSADILADWIHEADDAR
- a CDS encoding FadR/GntR family transcriptional regulator; this translates as MAAAPGRPRRGMKLAEQLAHEIVTDISRSGLQPGDRLPSEVVMAQEQGVSRTTLREALRILEVHGLIRVRSGPKGGPELTELTSRDFARMATLHFHMAGVSYRQLGEARVVLEPRMAQLAAHRRTDEQLASLEANLVRHEQARSTDELVHYAHEFHELVSDIGGRHNRVLSLMTTSLGGLFDVYGDRAGDPGVMRSTVDVHRGIAEAIAAGDETLASELMSKHMHESIETFGREFPAMVDNPVSWLSE